A stretch of the bacterium genome encodes the following:
- a CDS encoding 3-dehydroquinate synthase gives EAVALGMAVAVRLAAARGRCTARCAARIVALLSACGLPVTAAPPPRADVARLVIRDKKMREGSVRWVLPARLGRVVLDQPVDLDDALAALAG, from the coding sequence GAAGCCGTGGCCCTGGGCATGGCCGTCGCCGTGCGCCTAGCCGCCGCGCGCGGACGCTGCACGGCGAGATGCGCCGCGCGGATCGTGGCCCTGCTGTCCGCGTGCGGATTGCCGGTGACGGCCGCGCCGCCGCCCCGTGCGGACGTGGCCAGGCTGGTGATACGGGACAAGAAGATGCGCGAGGGATCGGTGCGCTGGGTGCTGCCCGCGCGACTCGGCCGGGTCGTCCTGGATCAGCCGGTCGATCTGGACGACGCCCTGGCCGCCCTGGCCGGGTGA